A stretch of Paenibacillus sp. URB8-2 DNA encodes these proteins:
- a CDS encoding ImmA/IrrE family metallo-endopeptidase, translated as MDELIDKLIKKYKTNCPFAICRALGIHVRFMDLGGGTKGLYYRKLRRRFIVIHNGLSLEWQRFVCAHELGHDRLHKGINRFFLEENSYFAPGKLERQANRFAALLLSAAAHPEQDESLESYYLRLGIPPEVGFFLDH; from the coding sequence ATGGATGAACTGATCGATAAACTAATTAAAAAATATAAAACCAACTGCCCGTTTGCAATATGTCGGGCTCTCGGCATCCATGTCCGATTTATGGATCTGGGCGGGGGAACCAAGGGGTTATATTACCGTAAGCTGCGAAGAAGATTTATCGTCATTCATAATGGACTGTCTCTGGAATGGCAGCGATTTGTTTGCGCTCATGAACTGGGTCATGACCGGCTGCATAAAGGGATTAACCGTTTCTTTTTAGAGGAGAATTCCTATTTTGCCCCGGGAAAGCTGGAACGACAGGCCAATCGTTTTGCGGCTCTTTTGCTCAGCGCCGCTGCACATCCCGAACAAGATGAATCGTTGGAAAGCTATTATTTGCGTTTAGGTATACCGCCGGAGGTCGGCTTTTTTTTGGACCATTAA
- a CDS encoding transcriptional regulator — translation MEQDFGLFLKRLRESKGLTLSQLASGAGISGSQISRIENGLRGVPKPATLRKIAEAMDVPYEELMEHAGYLRENEQMAESIPEWATGKDKRDFKRMLEDDGELMFDGIPLNKEDKQRIKDVLTGLFWEAKQMNKRNPAYKKGKSED, via the coding sequence ATGGAACAAGATTTTGGATTGTTTTTAAAACGGCTGCGCGAGAGTAAAGGCCTGACCCTAAGCCAGCTAGCTTCAGGCGCCGGAATCAGCGGTTCACAAATATCACGGATCGAAAATGGCCTTCGCGGCGTACCCAAGCCGGCAACCCTCCGTAAAATTGCAGAAGCTATGGATGTACCCTATGAAGAACTTATGGAACACGCCGGGTATTTACGTGAAAATGAGCAAATGGCTGAGTCAATACCGGAATGGGCTACCGGCAAAGACAAACGCGATTTCAAAAGAATGCTGGAAGATGACGGGGAGCTCATGTTTGATGGGATTCCGCTCAACAAAGAGGACAAGCAAAGAATAAAAGACGTGCTGACAGGCTTATTCTGGGAAGCCAAACAGATGAATAAACGAAATCCTGCTTACAAAAAAGGTAAATCGGAAGATTAG